A portion of the Trichomycterus rosablanca isolate fTriRos1 chromosome 17, fTriRos1.hap1, whole genome shotgun sequence genome contains these proteins:
- the zgpat gene encoding zinc finger CCCH-type with G patch domain-containing protein: MDESSLTQAIETYNSQLQQVEAALACGLDSSEQADLLQLKEDLVQLIELTESSLVSVKKSQLLALLEDPPAHQIAPAETQEQPKEVSLDDEFAAFYSELGESGAEVATSQEPDEEEDENEEEDISGTKVRAPYYTSWGTLEYHNAMVVCSEEPDGEEARVRVLYLYPTHKSIKPCPFFLEGKCRFMDSCRYSHGEVVCVSELREFLEADLTEMQPGSACLAKHEDGIWYPAKITEVEGGVYTIKFDSQLLKEAVLEADCIIPPLRQDDSESSSDSEGDLEQCDAGYAKVCNHEDEPSTINSSEFCGWEAHTRGIGSKLLLKMGYELGKGLGKTLSGRVEPVQAVVLPKGRSLDQCAELTQRKTQAAIAKNNPTSGKRKMKRKRKSASGRSDVFDFLNSKLGESRGPASSASASCSISGVEAYQGGKSTKRSLNVQLFQTSERMSQVEKEIQHLTESLSRRNGRDAAVISRAEEKLSASLALLQQLKAQEQNIQRAQKKANTHKKMTEF; this comes from the exons ATGGATGAAAGCAGCCTGACACAAGCCATTGAGACCTACAACAGTCAGCTTCAGCAGGTGGAGGCTGCACTGGCCTGTGGATTGGACTCATCAGAGCAAGCAGATCTACTCCAGCTAAAGGAGGATCTGGTTCAGCTTATTGAGCTTACAGAATCCAGCTTGGTATCTGTTAAAAAGAGCCAACTTTTAGCTTTACTTGAGGATCCTCCAGCACACCAGATTGCACCAGCAGAAACCCAGGAACAGCCCAAGGAGGTCAGCTTGGATGACGAGTTTGCTGCTTTCTATTCGGAACTGGGTGAGAGTGGTGCTGAGGTAGCAACAAGCCAGGAACCTGATGAAGAGGAGGATGAGAATGAGGAGGAAGACATAAGTGGAACTAAAGTACGAGCTCCTTATTATACATCTTGGGGGACACTTGAGTACCATAATGCCATGGTTGTGTGTTCTGAAGAACCTGATGGAGAAGAGGCTCGAGTGAGGGTGCTATACCTGTATCCTACACACAAATCCATAAAGCCCTGCCCTTTCTTTCTAGAAGGCAAATGCCGCTTCATGGACAGCTGCAG GTACTCTCACGGGGAGGTAGTATGTGTGTCCGAGCTGAGGGAATTTCTCGAAGCAGATCTTACCGAGATGCAGCCGGGATCCGCTTGTTTAGCCAAGCATGAAGATGGCATCTGGTATCCTGCCAAAATCACAG AGGTGGAGGGAGGCGTCTACACAATTAAATTTGACTCCCAGCTGCTGAAGGAGGCTGTTCTGGAGGCTGATTGTATTATTCCTCCTCTGCGACAGGACGATTCCGAATCCTCTTCAGACTCTGAGGGTGATCTTGAGCAATGTGATGCCGGCTATGCTAAAG TTTGCAATCATGAGGATGAACCATCTACAATTAACAGTTCAGAATTCTGTGGCTGGGAAGCTCACACTCGAGGCATTGGTTCCAAACTCCTCTTGAAGATGGGTTATGAATTGGGAAAAG GTTTGGGGAAAACGCTTTCGGGCAGAGTGGAGCCTGTGCAGGCCGTTGTTCTCCCTAAAGGCCGCTCTCTGGACCAGTGCGCTGAACTCACACAGCGCAAAACTCAGGCTGCTATCGCCAAAAACAATCCGACCTCAGGCAAACGGAAAATGAAACGAAAACGGAAGTCTGCCTCGGGACGGTCTGACGTGTTCGATTTTCTGAACTCTAAGCTAGGGGAGTCCAGGGGGCCCGCTTCATCTGCTTCTGCTAGCTGCTCAATCAGCGGCGTGGAGGCTTATCAGGGAGGAAAGAGCACCAAGCGCTCGCTTAATGTGCAGCTCTTTCAGACCTCCGAGAGGATGAGTCAGGTGGAAAAAGAAATTCAGCATCTCACAGAGTCTCTGAGCAGGCGAAACGGGAG GGATGCCGCGGTTATAAGCCGTGCGGAGGAAAAGCTCTCGGCATCTCTTGCACTGCTGCAGCAACTGAAGGCTCAGGAACAGAACATACAGAGAGCTCAGAAAAAGGCCAATACGCATAAGAAAATGACTGAATTCTGA